A genomic window from Candidatus Bathyarchaeota archaeon includes:
- a CDS encoding Lrp/AsnC family transcriptional regulator, which translates to MANKLKVDLIDRKLIRALQKDARTNFADIAKDCDVSTDTISKRFRKLKTAGIIKGTTILLNPKSFGNECVGSFGVDVSYPHLKTVVETIQKIPEVVICTTSMGKHDIFCIAVLKNVGRLSQVKDLIKGHPAVREVTTSIWVEEILLCPENFEFQKLGMQ; encoded by the coding sequence ATGGCTAATAAATTAAAAGTTGATTTGATTGACCGTAAACTGATTAGAGCCCTACAAAAAGACGCACGTACAAATTTTGCAGATATTGCTAAAGACTGTGACGTGTCAACAGACACAATCAGCAAACGATTCAGAAAATTGAAAACCGCTGGCATCATAAAAGGAACCACTATACTTTTGAATCCAAAAAGTTTTGGAAATGAATGTGTAGGAAGCTTTGGGGTTGACGTCAGCTATCCACATTTGAAGACTGTTGTTGAAACAATACAAAAAATACCTGAAGTTGTTATTTGTACTACTTCAATGGGTAAGCATGACATTTTTTGTATAGCTGTTCTCAAAAATGTTGGGCGCCTAAGTCAAGTAAAAGACTTGATCAAAGGGCACCCTGCGGTAAGGGAAGTTACAACAAGCATCTGGGTTGAGGAAATATTGCTTTGCCCCGAAAATTTTGAATTTCAAAAATTAGGGATGCAGTGA
- a CDS encoding right-handed parallel beta-helix repeat-containing protein gives MNEFKTTFILLLLISVLALFPQTKAQPEPKMIVVPDDYNSIQQAVDAADDGDTVFVKEGTYNGSVVIDKMVSLVGENKEKTKIVGNWELNGTAVLVQHDNVTISNFTIESVVNSISGRGIHLLHVRNCKVSNCIFSEHWIGIWLYGASENIIENNHMNGTRNIPYSKGIKLQYSDNNTIQGNSIEDYIYGYGIVINSSTTNNLRTNLVSNSLGGIWCCTSADNNTITSNQITITRNIFLRSADNIILGSYGLKIQASSNNLAESNSFMDTANAVQIISSSFGNIIKKNHIINSIYCGLGLADDASNNIIVGNKIAKNKHGIEIKQCTNNKLSNNEISGNKNNIWVNGTILEHYIQDIDSSNTVDGKPVYYLVNLHNATVPTDAGQVTLVNCSNITVTDAEISNNYNGLFLAYTTNCTITKTVVINNYYGVKLYQSTNNSIVENNIKHNYWAIWLGNSTQNNITNNNIQENYKHGLLFFNASSNTITGNNIENNWIGAGFVNCSNNVVYNNNFIKNIDQQVKIEKTSKGYIPILDGMQIFDNGPQSGGNYWSDYNGTDKNNDGIGDTQYLVSEYRNNTDKYPLMTPIEVNVIPEFSFWAILPLFVVSTAVLIVFRNKIQRRKM, from the coding sequence ATGAATGAATTCAAAACAACATTCATTTTGTTATTACTAATTTCTGTTTTGGCTTTGTTTCCTCAAACTAAAGCCCAACCGGAACCAAAAATGATTGTTGTTCCCGACGATTACAACTCAATTCAACAAGCAGTAGACGCTGCTGATGACGGTGACACAGTTTTTGTGAAAGAAGGAACATACAACGGCAGCGTAGTTATCGATAAAATGGTATCATTAGTTGGGGAAAACAAAGAAAAAACCAAAATAGTCGGCAACTGGGAACTTAATGGAACAGCAGTGTTGGTGCAACATGACAATGTCACCATCAGCAATTTTACAATAGAAAGTGTTGTTAATTCTATAAGTGGCAGAGGAATCCACCTGCTTCATGTTCGAAACTGTAAAGTGTCAAACTGCATTTTCTCCGAACATTGGATAGGTATTTGGCTTTACGGAGCTTCAGAAAATATCATAGAAAACAACCATATGAACGGCACAAGAAACATACCATACAGCAAAGGAATAAAGCTTCAATATTCTGACAATAACACAATCCAAGGCAACAGCATAGAGGATTACATCTACGGTTATGGAATCGTAATAAATTCTTCAACTACAAATAATCTACGTACAAACCTTGTTTCTAATTCCCTTGGCGGAATATGGTGCTGCACATCAGCAGACAACAACACCATAACAAGTAACCAGATAACGATAACCAGAAATATTTTTTTGAGATCTGCAGACAACATAATACTTGGCAGTTATGGACTAAAGATTCAAGCATCATCTAACAATTTGGCCGAATCTAACAGTTTTATGGATACAGCAAATGCTGTCCAAATAATATCTTCGTCTTTCGGCAATATCATCAAAAAAAACCACATAATCAACAGCATATATTGTGGACTGGGATTAGCTGATGATGCAAGCAACAACATAATCGTAGGAAACAAAATCGCAAAAAATAAACATGGAATAGAAATCAAACAATGCACCAACAACAAACTAAGTAACAACGAAATTTCTGGTAACAAAAACAACATCTGGGTTAACGGAACAATACTTGAACATTACATTCAAGATATTGACAGCTCAAACACTGTTGATGGCAAGCCAGTTTACTACTTGGTCAACCTACATAATGCAACTGTTCCAACAGATGCAGGACAGGTAACCTTGGTTAACTGCAGTAACATCACAGTTACAGATGCTGAAATCTCAAACAATTATAATGGACTTTTTTTAGCGTACACAACAAATTGCACGATAACCAAAACTGTAGTAATCAACAACTATTATGGCGTGAAACTGTACCAATCCACAAACAACTCCATAGTTGAAAACAATATCAAACATAATTACTGGGCAATTTGGCTTGGCAACTCAACACAAAACAACATAACCAACAACAACATTCAAGAAAACTACAAACACGGGCTGCTTTTTTTCAACGCCTCTAGCAACACAATAACAGGCAACAATATCGAAAATAATTGGATAGGAGCAGGATTTGTCAACTGCTCAAACAACGTTGTTTACAACAACAATTTTATCAAAAACATAGACCAACAGGTCAAAATCGAAAAAACCAGCAAAGGATACATACCAATACTAGATGGAATGCAAATTTTTGATAACGGTCCCCAGTCAGGGGGCAACTATTGGAGCGACTACAACGGAACAGACAAAAACAACGACGGAATCGGCGACACACAATACCTAGTTTCGGAATACCGCAACAACACAGACAAATATCCATTAATGACACCAATTGAGGTTAACGTAATTCCTGAGTTTTCATTTTGGGCAATTCTGCCGCTGTTTGTTGTTTCAACAGCGGTTTTGATAGTTTTTAGAAACAAAATACAGAGGAGAAAAATGTGA
- a CDS encoding nucleotidyl transferase AbiEii/AbiGii toxin family protein — protein MTEDGNCIFQKIFKKNYEGFKLKRDYDLDELARSHGFDVRQIEKVCRISDVLEDISAIKFLRDRLSLYGGTALTFIHSEKITRLSVDLDFNYRDLDEKDWGETRKDIDTKMKELLYRQKYNRSHLAINASYPLARITVSYINTLGTNDNFKLEIGYMRRTPILKTESIEEFRHIGTQETYPIKTPTKEELFANKWCTLLYRGTPRDLFDVYQISKNKINFETFRKCSIVDSLMRGKTEIHKLNIEKILEPINLDSNLRNVLQTEMLSKLDINEMKEKVKEFSQKTLETLTQNEIKAIDHFNRLQQFEPSLIDEKRIFHPNIKNHPGIQRSLQKLSTNKKQT, from the coding sequence TTGACAGAAGATGGCAACTGTATATTCCAGAAGATTTTCAAGAAAAATTACGAGGGATTTAAACTGAAAAGAGATTACGACCTAGACGAACTGGCACGCAGTCACGGCTTTGACGTTCGGCAGATTGAAAAAGTATGCAGAATTTCTGATGTCCTAGAAGATATTTCAGCCATAAAATTCCTAAGAGACCGACTCTCCCTTTACGGTGGAACCGCACTTACATTTATTCACTCTGAAAAGATAACTCGACTTTCTGTCGATTTAGATTTCAACTATCGGGACTTGGACGAAAAAGACTGGGGTGAAACCCGAAAAGACATCGACACGAAAATGAAAGAACTGCTTTACAGGCAAAAATATAACCGCTCTCACCTAGCTATAAATGCAAGTTACCCCTTAGCGAGAATTACTGTAAGCTATATCAACACCCTTGGAACAAATGACAACTTCAAACTCGAAATAGGATACATGCGCAGAACACCCATCCTCAAAACCGAATCAATTGAAGAATTCCGGCATATAGGCACACAAGAAACATATCCAATAAAAACTCCAACAAAAGAAGAACTCTTCGCAAACAAATGGTGTACCCTTCTTTACCGAGGAACACCAAGAGATCTCTTCGATGTCTACCAAATATCCAAAAACAAAATAAATTTTGAAACATTCCGAAAATGCTCCATTGTAGACAGCTTAATGCGCGGAAAAACAGAAATCCATAAACTTAACATAGAAAAAATACTTGAACCAATAAACTTGGACTCCAACCTAAGAAACGTATTACAGACAGAGATGCTTTCAAAACTAGACATCAACGAAATGAAAGAAAAAGTCAAAGAATTCAGCCAAAAAACACTAGAAACATTAACACAAAATGAAATTAAAGCAATTGACCACTTTAACCGACTACAACAATTCGAACCAAGCTTAATCGATGAAAAAAGAATCTTTCACCCCAACATAAAAAACCACCCTGGCATACAACGATCACTACAAAAACTATCAACAAATAAAAAACAAACTTAA
- a CDS encoding right-handed parallel beta-helix repeat-containing protein: MTKNASRLILLLLFCSSWLVVIQFPLVNAETKTIVVPDDYDSIQDAIIAANVGDTVFVKNGVYPVDENASIIVYKTVSIIGEDPKNTMIQGNYSNIRGGTAIRVAAPDVTISGFTITDCRVAITIVNYSGEPHPSGCKIINNNIVNNSEGIRPRANNVLISGNNITNCGTGISGYDTKSIVIIGNNITENTYGINIGQSNYITVTENNISSNEGGLNMIYYGPYSVYGNNFTKNDWAIRFAEGCRNAEVYGNNISENSIAVWLLTFPVGGEMAIRGEGNKFFGNLLVGNTQQISTHEIKYGNYNPTNKGTDIVAWDNSTIGNYWSDYDGIDENGDNIGDTPYILDENNQDNHPLTKQIDIKTIPENNLTLFEFLGLGTILLVIKMVFKKAK, encoded by the coding sequence GTGACAAAAAATGCTTCAAGATTAATTCTGCTTTTGCTTTTTTGTTCTAGTTGGTTAGTTGTCATACAATTTCCATTAGTCAATGCTGAAACAAAAACCATTGTTGTTCCAGATGATTATGATTCAATTCAAGACGCCATTATAGCAGCCAACGTCGGGGATACAGTTTTTGTAAAAAATGGAGTTTATCCCGTGGATGAGAACGCGTCAATTATTGTCTATAAAACAGTGTCCATTATTGGCGAAGATCCAAAAAACACAATGATTCAAGGAAACTACAGCAACATTCGAGGGGGTACAGCAATCAGGGTTGCGGCCCCTGATGTTACTATTTCAGGATTTACAATAACGGACTGCCGAGTGGCAATCACAATTGTGAACTACAGTGGTGAACCACATCCGTCAGGTTGCAAAATAATCAACAACAACATTGTAAACAATTCTGAAGGAATTAGACCGCGAGCAAACAATGTGTTGATTTCTGGCAATAACATCACAAATTGTGGCACTGGAATTTCAGGATACGATACAAAAAGTATTGTTATCATTGGAAATAACATAACTGAAAACACGTATGGCATAAACATTGGACAATCCAACTACATAACTGTCACCGAAAACAACATTTCCAGCAACGAAGGCGGTCTAAACATGATTTATTATGGACCGTACTCGGTTTACGGAAACAATTTTACAAAAAACGACTGGGCAATCCGCTTTGCCGAAGGCTGCCGAAATGCCGAAGTGTATGGTAACAACATTTCAGAAAACAGCATCGCAGTTTGGTTATTAACATTTCCTGTCGGAGGAGAAATGGCAATCAGGGGAGAAGGAAACAAGTTTTTTGGCAACTTACTTGTCGGAAACACCCAGCAGATAAGTACACATGAAATAAAGTATGGAAACTATAACCCAACGAATAAAGGAACCGACATCGTAGCATGGGATAACAGCACCATCGGCAATTACTGGAGTGACTACGACGGAATAGACGAAAACGGCGATAACATAGGCGACACCCCATACATCCTAGACGAAAACAACCAAGACAACCACCCACTAACCAAACAAATCGACATCAAAACAATTCCAGAGAATAACCTAACTTTATTTGAGTTTTTAGGTTTAGGAACTATTTTGTTAGTTATAAAAATGGTTTTTAAAAAGGCTAAATGA
- a CDS encoding molybdopterin-dependent oxidoreductase, translated as MSVVKPVTCPICGCVCDDLEITVEDGKIKKVKNGCVLSISKFMNYNCAHRLMEPMIRKNGELVPVSLEEAVDKAAEILVNAKYPILHGFSSTTSEAIVTGVKLTEEVGGVYDNCAVNCHGPSLQGVQHAGVPGSTLGQVRHRADLIIYWGANPMVAHPRQLSRYTVGTEGKYAKSDIRERYNKKAMNEEQQKSMNEVFDDEWVMQHYSTKSAAMNGAIVDPLKVKRKVIVVDVKKTPTAQMADQFIKIKPNTDFELFQAIRVILKGGDLDVDEVAGIPVETLEELVDAMISCRFGVLFWGLGLTMSLGKYRNTEAAIRLVRDLNQRTKFVMMPVRGHYNVAGSNVVACWLTGYPHSVDMSLGYPRYNPGETSITDILARGENDASVILGADPVSNYPKKLCEAFVNNPLIVLDPHKNISALMADVAIPVAFSGIEASGTAYRMDNVPITLKKVVDPPEGILTDNEILTMILAKVKELKAKKANA; from the coding sequence ATGTCTGTTGTAAAACCTGTAACTTGTCCCATATGCGGCTGTGTATGTGATGATTTGGAAATAACCGTTGAAGACGGAAAAATAAAGAAAGTAAAAAACGGTTGTGTCCTGTCCATTTCTAAGTTCATGAATTATAACTGTGCACACCGCCTTATGGAACCTATGATTCGAAAAAATGGGGAACTTGTGCCTGTTTCCCTTGAAGAAGCTGTAGACAAAGCCGCTGAAATTTTGGTAAACGCCAAATATCCAATTTTACACGGTTTTTCTTCAACAACCTCTGAAGCTATCGTTACCGGAGTAAAACTAACCGAAGAAGTCGGGGGAGTATACGACAACTGTGCAGTAAACTGCCACGGTCCATCCCTGCAGGGTGTTCAGCACGCTGGTGTTCCTGGTTCTACTTTGGGTCAGGTTAGACACCGTGCAGATTTGATTATTTATTGGGGTGCTAACCCAATGGTTGCCCACCCAAGACAGTTGTCCAGATACACTGTTGGAACCGAAGGCAAATACGCAAAAAGTGACATTCGCGAACGCTACAACAAGAAAGCAATGAATGAAGAGCAACAAAAAAGCATGAACGAAGTTTTTGACGACGAATGGGTAATGCAACATTATTCTACTAAATCTGCTGCCATGAATGGCGCTATAGTTGACCCCTTGAAAGTTAAACGAAAAGTAATTGTTGTAGACGTCAAGAAAACTCCGACAGCTCAAATGGCTGACCAATTCATCAAGATAAAGCCCAACACAGACTTTGAATTATTCCAAGCCATTCGAGTAATCCTCAAAGGCGGCGACTTAGATGTTGACGAAGTCGCCGGAATTCCCGTTGAGACCCTTGAAGAACTTGTTGATGCTATGATTAGTTGCAGGTTTGGGGTTCTTTTCTGGGGTCTTGGATTAACAATGAGCCTAGGCAAATACCGAAACACCGAAGCAGCAATCCGGCTAGTACGGGACCTTAACCAACGAACCAAATTTGTAATGATGCCAGTTCGCGGCCACTATAACGTTGCAGGCTCAAACGTAGTCGCATGCTGGCTCACTGGTTATCCTCACTCTGTTGACATGTCCCTTGGTTATCCACGATACAATCCGGGAGAAACTTCAATAACTGACATTTTAGCCCGGGGAGAAAACGACGCTTCAGTTATCCTTGGTGCTGACCCTGTTTCAAATTACCCCAAAAAACTCTGTGAAGCCTTTGTAAACAATCCTTTGATTGTTTTGGACCCTCACAAAAACATTTCAGCTTTAATGGCAGACGTAGCAATCCCTGTAGCATTCAGTGGAATCGAAGCCTCAGGCACCGCTTACCGAATGGACAACGTTCCCATTACCCTCAAAAAAGTTGTTGACCCCCCAGAAGGCATTCTCACCGACAACGAAATCCTAACAATGATTCTCGCCAAAGTCAAAGAACTCAAAGCCAAAAAAGCAAACGCTTAA
- a CDS encoding Glu/Leu/Phe/Val dehydrogenase yields MANENSFEIARKQLNDCAKILKLDSDVYEILSHPMRELHVSIPVRMDNGKTKVFQGFRVQYNDALGPTKGGIRFHPEETVDTVRALAAWMTWKCSLLDLPLGGGKGGIICNPKEMSKNELERLSRSYIKSIWQFIGPQKDVPAPDVYTNSQTMAWMMDEYAKITGNNTFGCITGKPICVGGSCGRDDATARGGMYTIREAAKELGIDMKKATIAIHGYGNAGCYAALLSKEFFGANVVAVSDSKGGVYNKNGLDLDSICTCKAETCSVVNSPNTQTISGEELLELDVDILIAASLENIITAENASRIKAKVLAELANGPTTPEADEILYKNGVHLIPDFLCNAGGVTVSYFEMVQNASMYYWNLETIHERLATKMSKAYHEVLDSAKKYGVNMRQAAYVVAVNRVIEAMKIRGMI; encoded by the coding sequence ATGGCAAACGAAAACTCATTTGAAATTGCACGAAAGCAACTAAATGATTGTGCAAAGATACTCAAGTTAGATAGTGACGTTTATGAAATACTGAGTCATCCTATGCGCGAACTACACGTATCAATCCCAGTTAGAATGGATAACGGCAAAACCAAAGTGTTCCAAGGATTTCGTGTTCAATATAATGACGCGCTAGGCCCTACAAAAGGTGGCATTCGTTTTCATCCTGAAGAAACAGTAGACACAGTCAGGGCCTTAGCAGCATGGATGACCTGGAAATGTTCCCTTTTAGATTTGCCACTGGGCGGAGGAAAAGGCGGAATTATATGCAATCCAAAAGAGATGAGCAAAAATGAACTAGAACGTTTAAGCAGGTCATACATCAAAAGTATTTGGCAATTTATTGGACCCCAAAAAGACGTGCCTGCTCCAGACGTATATACAAACTCCCAAACTATGGCATGGATGATGGATGAATACGCAAAAATTACAGGAAACAATACTTTTGGCTGTATCACAGGAAAACCAATATGTGTTGGAGGTTCCTGCGGACGCGACGATGCAACTGCTCGAGGTGGAATGTACACTATTCGAGAAGCTGCAAAAGAATTGGGCATAGACATGAAAAAAGCCACTATAGCAATACATGGTTACGGCAACGCAGGTTGCTATGCTGCACTTTTAAGTAAAGAATTTTTTGGCGCAAATGTTGTGGCAGTAAGCGACTCTAAAGGTGGAGTATATAACAAGAATGGCCTTGACCTTGACAGTATTTGCACATGCAAAGCAGAAACTTGTTCAGTTGTAAATTCTCCAAATACTCAAACAATTTCGGGTGAAGAACTACTCGAACTTGATGTAGATATCTTAATTGCAGCATCCCTAGAAAACATAATTACTGCTGAAAACGCCTCGCGCATCAAAGCTAAAGTTTTAGCTGAACTAGCTAATGGACCAACTACACCAGAAGCAGATGAAATTTTGTACAAAAACGGAGTTCACCTAATACCTGATTTCTTGTGTAACGCAGGAGGAGTAACTGTTTCATATTTCGAGATGGTACAAAACGCTTCAATGTATTACTGGAACTTGGAAACAATCCATGAAAGATTAGCAACAAAAATGAGCAAAGCATATCATGAGGTCTTAGATTCTGCTAAAAAATATGGCGTGAACATGAGACAAGCTGCATATGTAGTCGCAGTAAATCGAGTAATCGAAGCCATGAAAATCCGAGGAATGATTTAA
- a CDS encoding DUF128 domain-containing protein — translation MQEKESARKEIEILRILSEFGNPLGSTLLKRELKKRGFLLSERTVRYHLQLLEAKGFVLGHDRKGRSITNKGLEELSRSLATQRLGFTTTRFMSLAYAATYNPTTDKGTVIANVSVLNKNLQDKTVKTMNALQYMNLLSAPYIKVIKEKEEYYDISVPKDKIALFTVCNLTLDSIMIHSGIPLFFKYGGLVQVVNHKPIRFVEIISYEGTTIPPLEVFVHRKMTSISRMLKTGSGMLLATIREVPCEAREKTIKIIEEQQKKGWGGVLVLGEPNEPVLGIPVSMDRFGICMVGGIVPGAVMAEEEKHNITFASHCLIPINEMTRI, via the coding sequence TTGCAGGAGAAAGAAAGTGCTAGAAAAGAAATCGAAATATTAAGAATTTTAAGCGAGTTTGGTAACCCGTTGGGTTCAACTTTGCTGAAAAGAGAACTAAAAAAAAGAGGTTTTCTCCTGAGCGAAAGAACAGTAAGATATCATCTTCAACTTTTAGAAGCAAAAGGCTTCGTATTAGGGCATGACCGAAAAGGAAGATCAATAACAAACAAGGGTCTTGAAGAGTTGAGCCGTTCTCTGGCTACTCAAAGGCTAGGTTTCACCACCACCCGTTTTATGTCCTTAGCATACGCAGCAACATATAACCCAACAACAGACAAAGGAACAGTAATCGCAAACGTGTCGGTGCTAAACAAAAATCTTCAAGACAAAACAGTAAAAACCATGAACGCACTTCAATACATGAATCTCCTTTCAGCACCATACATCAAAGTAATTAAAGAAAAAGAGGAATACTACGACATTTCTGTCCCTAAGGACAAAATTGCCCTTTTTACTGTTTGTAACTTAACCTTAGATAGCATAATGATTCATTCGGGGATTCCCCTGTTTTTCAAGTATGGGGGACTTGTTCAAGTAGTAAATCATAAACCAATCAGATTTGTAGAAATAATCTCGTATGAAGGAACAACAATTCCTCCGCTGGAAGTATTTGTTCATAGAAAAATGACATCAATCTCAAGGATGCTAAAAACAGGTTCAGGCATGTTATTGGCAACTATACGAGAAGTTCCTTGTGAAGCAAGGGAAAAAACAATTAAAATTATTGAAGAACAGCAAAAGAAAGGCTGGGGCGGGGTTCTTGTTTTAGGAGAACCCAACGAGCCGGTACTTGGGATACCTGTAAGCATGGACAGATTCGGCATATGCATGGTCGGCGGCATCGTACCCGGAGCAGTCATGGCAGAAGAAGAAAAACATAACATTACTTTTGCTTCACATTGCTTGATCCCAATCAATGAAATGACGCGGATCTAG
- a CDS encoding Lrp/AsnC family transcriptional regulator: MDKTDSTIINLLTVDARTSFRKIARELGVSPDTVICRYKALQEQGVIRGSTVVLDPKKIGYKGMAAFMIDTSPTNIIATEATPPEELSHILETLIKMPDVILATKTVGDHDMLAIAVIKDVEHLIETGGNIAKISGVKDLQVSFWVEKAELHPKYFII, from the coding sequence ATGGATAAAACTGATTCAACAATAATTAATTTATTGACTGTAGATGCTCGGACCTCTTTTCGAAAAATTGCCCGGGAGCTTGGGGTTTCTCCTGATACTGTAATATGCAGATACAAAGCGCTACAAGAGCAAGGTGTAATTCGTGGGTCAACTGTAGTTCTTGATCCAAAAAAAATTGGTTACAAGGGGATGGCTGCATTTATGATCGACACTTCCCCTACAAATATTATCGCAACAGAAGCAACGCCCCCTGAAGAATTGTCCCATATTTTAGAAACATTGATCAAAATGCCCGACGTGATTCTGGCTACAAAGACAGTTGGCGACCATGATATGCTGGCTATCGCTGTAATCAAAGATGTTGAACATCTAATTGAGACCGGCGGGAACATTGCTAAGATATCTGGAGTAAAAGATTTGCAGGTATCTTTTTGGGTTGAAAAAGCAGAGCTTCATCCAAAATATTTCATAATTTAA
- a CDS encoding class II fructose-bisphosphate aldolase: MAACVMDSKSFDIEKTITQLVMTDNMDEKQKIAKQILDLAKENGIYPASIHEFYMARGRNKFEGFTVPAMNLRTMTYDLACAIFRVAKKHSAGAFIFEIAKSEIGYTNQPPVEFAAMVLAAAIKENYSGPVFIQGDHFQVKADKFKENPDKEIQGVKNLITDAINAGFYNIDIDSSTLVDLSKPTLTEQQRLNYEVCAKLTQFIRNIEPKGVTISVGGEIGEIGTQNSTPEDLKAYMNGLESQLGKDVTGISKISIQTGTTHGGVVLPDGSIAKIKLDFDTLKTLSEKARKEYGMAGAVQHGASTLPPEAFHKFVECETAEVHLATAFQNIIYESKQFPEDLKQKMYTWLKANLANERKEDQTEEQFIYKTRKKAFGQFKKEIMALPQQTRTTIATEVEKQFEFLFKQLNVVNTKTLVEKYCKQQ; this comes from the coding sequence ATGGCGGCGTGTGTTATGGACTCCAAATCTTTTGATATCGAAAAAACTATAACCCAGTTGGTCATGACCGACAACATGGATGAAAAACAAAAAATCGCAAAACAAATTCTTGACCTAGCAAAAGAAAATGGAATTTACCCCGCAAGTATTCATGAATTTTATATGGCTCGGGGCAGAAACAAGTTTGAAGGATTCACGGTTCCAGCCATGAATCTAAGAACCATGACCTACGATTTGGCTTGTGCAATATTTCGAGTAGCCAAAAAACACAGCGCAGGCGCTTTCATTTTTGAGATTGCAAAATCAGAAATTGGCTACACTAATCAACCCCCAGTTGAATTTGCAGCCATGGTTTTGGCAGCTGCAATAAAAGAAAACTATTCAGGACCAGTTTTCATCCAAGGAGACCACTTCCAAGTAAAAGCTGACAAATTCAAAGAAAACCCAGACAAAGAAATCCAAGGCGTAAAAAACCTAATTACAGACGCCATCAACGCAGGGTTTTACAACATTGACATAGACTCATCAACCCTTGTGGACTTATCCAAACCAACATTAACAGAACAGCAACGTTTGAATTATGAAGTTTGTGCAAAACTTACCCAGTTTATTCGAAACATAGAACCAAAAGGCGTTACCATTTCTGTAGGAGGAGAAATCGGCGAAATCGGAACCCAAAACTCCACACCTGAAGACCTCAAAGCATACATGAATGGTCTAGAAAGCCAACTAGGAAAAGATGTAACAGGAATCAGCAAGATTTCAATTCAAACTGGAACAACCCACGGCGGAGTTGTTTTACCCGATGGTTCAATAGCCAAAATCAAGCTTGACTTTGACACACTGAAAACTCTCTCTGAAAAAGCTCGCAAAGAATACGGAATGGCAGGAGCAGTCCAACATGGAGCATCAACCCTGCCACCAGAAGCGTTCCACAAATTTGTTGAATGCGAAACCGCAGAAGTCCATTTAGCCACGGCTTTCCAGAACATAATTTATGAATCAAAACAGTTCCCGGAAGACCTAAAACAAAAAATGTACACTTGGCTCAAAGCAAACCTTGCAAACGAACGCAAAGAAGACCAAACCGAAGAACAATTCATCTACAAAACCCGCAAAAAAGCTTTTGGACAATTCAAAAAAGAGATCATGGCATTACCTCAACAAACCCGAACAACCATCGCAACAGAAGTAGAAAAACAATTTGAGTTCCTATTCAAACAACTCAACGTGGTAAACACAAAAACATTAGTAGAAAAATACTGTAAACAACAGTAA